The following DNA comes from Occultella kanbiaonis.
GACCATAGGCCTCGGCCGCCGAACCGTCCGTCGAGAGCCCGGCTGCGGTGAACTCCGTGCGTCCGTACCCGGCGAACATCCGGTCCGCCTGCGTCGTGTCGGCGCCGAGCCCTTCCGACGCCACCGACGGATCGGCCGCCTCACCTGACGGATCGCCCGCCGCGCCGCCACCGGCAACGGTCGTTCCGCCGTCGTCCTGCGGTCCGCTCGCGGCACCGATCGCGTAACCGCCGCCACCGAACACCGCGAGCGCGGCGACCGACGCCGCGACCAGCAGCCCGCGTCGGCCACGTCCGGCGGACGCGCGGCGCGTCCGTGCAGCGAGGAGTTCGTCGTCGTGCTCGGTGTCCTCGTGGTTGCCGCTGCCGGCCTCGTGACCGTCGCCCAGCTCGCCGACGCGTGCGGTCACCGCGAGCCGGAGCGCGTCGAGATCCGGGCTGGACCCGGCAGCCGGGTCGGCGGCGCGCAGCCGTCGCAGTGCCTCGTCGGTACCCTCAGGGCCGTCGGCTCTCATCTGGTGTCCTCTCACGTGCGGGCGGGTGCCGCTTCGTCCCGGCGGGCAACCCTGCGTCCCCTCTGCCCTGCCTGTGTGCCGTCGACGGCGGATGTTGCGTCGGGCGATCGGCGCACCGGTGTGTGCCGTGCCTCAGGCGCTGACGCGCTCGTCCCAGGCGGTGCGCAGCCGTGCCCGCGCGCGGGACAGTGCCGCGGCTGCTCCACCGCGGCCGATGCCGAGTGCGGCGGCCAACTCCTCGCCGTCGAGGCCCTCCCAGGCGTGCAGCATCAGGACGTGCCGGTCCCTGGCACTGAGCGCCGCGAGGGCCTCGGTCACCTGGGCGTCCGCGACCACCAGGTCCGCCGGGTCCGCGGCGTACTCGCCGTCGACGTCGTCCGGCAGTGCCTCGACCGGGATCGGGCGGCCCTTGCGCCGGTGGTTGGCGAGCACGAACCCGGCGGTCCGGTACAGCCACGGGAGCTCGTGCCCGTCGGGCACGTCCGCACGGCGACGCCAGGCGGTCGCGAGGACGTCCGCCGTCAGGTCGTCCACGTCGTCGCGCGGGGCTCGACGCAGGAAGTACCGGTGGACGGCGCCGGCGTGAGCCGTGAAGAGCTCCTCGAACCAGGCGTCCGAGCGTGCGGCGGCACCACCCACAGTGGCGGGGCCGTCGTGGTCCGTCATCGTCACTCCCGAATGCGCTGGGGGCACGGGCGGATGCCACGGTGCTCTCAAGATGCCTATGTCCCCATCACCACGATCGTTTCACACGATCGGCGCCGTGTTCGGTCGACGGCCCGCCCGTACCTGAGCCGCTGGCTGACCCGGGCGACCTCAGGCACAGAGGCGTGTGCGGGCGCGAGCGAGCAGGGCGAACGCGTCGACGTCGAGCGTGTCTCCCGGGGCGTCGGTGCTAGGACGCGGCAGTCGGATCAAGGTTGCATCGGCGCAAACGGTCGAAGGTCCTCCTTGTCGCCATGAACGATCAGACAGGACGCCTCGGGCACCTCGCGCCAGGCGCCGTGCAGGTCGCCCAGCGGCTCGGACACCACGAGCCGGGCGTCGTCGGACAGGTCGTGCAGGACTGGGTTGTCCGGGTACTGGGCACGCAACGTCGAGACGTCGGTACTGTGGAAGAGCGAACGGGACGCACCCACCGACGAGTAGCGGAACGCCCACGTCGTGTCGCCGTCGGTTGTCGCCACGGTCATCTGGACCGGTTGCTCGACGCCATGGTGACGACCGGTCGCCTCGACGAATCCGACCGCCCGTGCCACCGCCGCCGGCGGGTCGTCCAGCAACCCGAACGTCAGGGCGAGGAAGAACATCATCTCCGAGTCGGTCGACCCCTCGATCTGATTGAAGAGCGCCGGCTCCACCGCCATGGCGAGGTCACGCTTCATCGCCGGGTAGCCGGAGAGCATCCCGTTGTGCATCCACAGCCAGCGATCGTGGCGGAACGGGTGACAGTTGGTCTGCTGTACCGCGGACCCTGTCGAGGCCCGGATATGCGCGAAGACCCGGCGTGAGCTCGCGAGCGCCGACAGCTCCTGCAGGTTGCGGTCGTTCCAGGCCGGCTCAGTGCTGCGGAACACCCCAGGAGTGTCCCGCGCACCGTACCAACCGACACCGAACCCGTCTCCATTGGTCGTCGTCGCGCCGAGCTTCGAGTGTTTGCTCTGCACCACAAGAGAGTTCCGAGGCTTGAAGAGCAGGTCCTCCAGCAGTACCGGGGAACCGGAGTACGCGAGCCAGCGGCACATTGTCGCCCTCCTTGCGGGTCAGTGGTTGGTGCTTCGTCTGGGCCTCACGACCCAAGCGGTCCCCTCACCGATCAGCGGACTGCCGCCGCGTAGCGCTGCAGGAACAGGGCCTCGGTCAGCGCCATGCCGGAGATCTCTCGCGGGTCCACGCTCTCGTTCGGGGCGTGGATCAAGGCCTGGGGCTCCTCGACGCCGATCAGGATCAGCTCGGCGCCGGGATAGGTGTCTGCGAACACGTTGCAGAGCGGGATCGAGCCGCCCTGCCCGAGGGTCGCCATCGGCCGGTCGAAGACCTCCTGCATGGCAGCGGCCATCGCCGTGTAGGCGGGCCCGTCGGTCTCGGCCTTGAAAGGCTCTCCGGTCGCCTCGGTCTCAACACTCACGCGCACGCCCCACGGAGCGGCGGCACGCAGGTGCTCGTCGAGGGCGACCTTGGCGCTCTCAGGGCTCATCCCCGGCGGTATCCGCAGGTTGAGCCGCGCCGACGCGCGCGGCACGATGGCCGAGGCCGAACCGACGACCGGCGGGCAGTCGATACCCAGGATCGTCACCGCCGGGCGGGCCCACAGCATGTCCGAGACACTGCCGTCACCCAACAGCGACACACCACTGATCGCCGTTGTGTCGGCCCGGAACTGGTCGGGAGGGTAGAGCTCGCCAGACCAGGTCTGCGTGTTGTCCAGTCCCCGGATCGTCGTGTTGCCGCGGTGGTCGCGCAGGGTCGCCAGGATCGCGACAAGTGCCGCCAACGCGTCCGGGGCCGCGCCGCCGAACATGCCGGAGTGCACCTCCGACGCGAGTGCTTCGACGGTGACCACGACATTCACCATGCCGCGTAGGCTGACGGTCGCGGCCGGCTGACCGACGGCCGCGTTCCCGGTGTCACAGACCAGGATCGCGTCCGCGCGGAGCAGATCCGGGTTGTCGACGACGAACGACTCCAGACCCCCGGTACCCTGCTCCTCCGAGCCCTCGACCACGAGCTTCAGGTTCACCGGCACGTCCTGTCCCAGGGCCCGCAGCGCGATCAG
Coding sequences within:
- a CDS encoding sigma-70 family RNA polymerase sigma factor is translated as MTDHDGPATVGGAAARSDAWFEELFTAHAGAVHRYFLRRAPRDDVDDLTADVLATAWRRRADVPDGHELPWLYRTAGFVLANHRRKGRPIPVEALPDDVDGEYAADPADLVVADAQVTEALAALSARDRHVLMLHAWEGLDGEELAAALGIGRGGAAAALSRARARLRTAWDERVSA
- a CDS encoding class II glutamine amidotransferase, whose product is MCRWLAYSGSPVLLEDLLFKPRNSLVVQSKHSKLGATTTNGDGFGVGWYGARDTPGVFRSTEPAWNDRNLQELSALASSRRVFAHIRASTGSAVQQTNCHPFRHDRWLWMHNGMLSGYPAMKRDLAMAVEPALFNQIEGSTDSEMMFFLALTFGLLDDPPAAVARAVGFVEATGRHHGVEQPVQMTVATTDGDTTWAFRYSSVGASRSLFHSTDVSTLRAQYPDNPVLHDLSDDARLVVSEPLGDLHGAWREVPEASCLIVHGDKEDLRPFAPMQP
- a CDS encoding dipeptidase, whose product is MDLRTRVTELMPRAREELAELVAIKSVADSRQFPPEECHRAAQWVLERFSVLGFTDTRLAATSDGSNAVVGSRPCAHADAPTVLLYAHYDVQPPLDDAAWRTQPFQLTERDGRWYGRGTADCKGNIIMHLIALRALGQDVPVNLKLVVEGSEEQGTGGLESFVVDNPDLLRADAILVCDTGNAAVGQPAATVSLRGMVNVVVTVEALASEVHSGMFGGAAPDALAALVAILATLRDHRGNTTIRGLDNTQTWSGELYPPDQFRADTTAISGVSLLGDGSVSDMLWARPAVTILGIDCPPVVGSASAIVPRASARLNLRIPPGMSPESAKVALDEHLRAAAPWGVRVSVETEATGEPFKAETDGPAYTAMAAAMQEVFDRPMATLGQGGSIPLCNVFADTYPGAELILIGVEEPQALIHAPNESVDPREISGMALTEALFLQRYAAAVR